A window of Procambarus clarkii isolate CNS0578487 chromosome 69, FALCON_Pclarkii_2.0, whole genome shotgun sequence contains these coding sequences:
- the LOC138355725 gene encoding uncharacterized protein — translation MRRGGQCGAGRRGERCCSPPASLVLIISHLDSAVDQVTCARLTDTYESASVQRHCSKGQPDPRKWSRTTVLQNSPEDTSPSAGHAKDGQEIFVSKTRPSPVLALTG, via the exons ATGaggcgcggcgggcagtgtggcgcgggccgtcgtggggagaggtgctgctcaCCGCCCGCCTCACTGGTGTTAATaattagtcacctggacagtGCTGTAGATCAGGTTACCTGCGCCaggcttacag ATACGTACGAGAGTGCATCAGTACAACGGCACTGCAGCAAGGGTCAACCAGACCCAAGAAAGTGGTCTCGTACAACGGTACTGCAG aactcacCTGAGGACACCTCGCCCAGTGCTGGACACGCCAAGGATGGTCAGGAAATCTTCGTCTCCAAGACTCGGCCTTCACCTGTTCTGGCACTGACAGGCTAA